The Rhododendron vialii isolate Sample 1 chromosome 5a, ASM3025357v1 genome contains a region encoding:
- the LOC131327687 gene encoding uncharacterized protein LOC131327687: MRIVERFCALEEFYADRAAQGIPNPITLPPLATTQLLAPIPAKRNTSTTLRKGRNVRQRKLGTNTGQEDQNPRKKCLYHNELGHYTTACASYKALLERLAAQGHLDQYNDRTKTPTRQPAGNPNPNEPRPTIHVIHGPVTKESERNLRADLNRASTSKQVLAVRPRSQRPCPEELPKWTLTFTERDLERVQTPHSDALVVTVQIRVHDVKRVLIDQGSSAEVMYYDLFKKLDLPESALQPAEVPLIGFNGAPVWPLGRIFLPVVVG; encoded by the exons ATGCGCATCGTAGAACGATTCTGCgctcttgaagaattttacGCAGACCGAGCAGCTCAGGGTATACCGAACCCAATTACCCTACCCCCATTGGCCACGACACAGCTACTTGCACCAATCCCAGCAAAAAGAAACACGTCAACAACATTAAGGAAGGGAAGAAACGTCCGTCAAAG GAAGCTCGGCACAAACACTGGCCAAGAAGATCAGAACCCAAGGAAAAAGTGCTTGTATCATAACGAGCTCGGTCACTACACAACGGCATGCGCTTCGTACAAGGCACTGTTGGAGCGTTTGGCAGCCCAAGGCCACCTCGACCAATACAATGATCGAACCAAAACGCCAACCCGTCAACCTGCCGGAAATCCCAACCCAAATGAGCCGCGGCCAACGATACACGTTATTCACGGCCCCGTGACAAAGGAATCTGAAAGAAACCTTCGTGCCGACCTCAATCGCGCCTCCACTTCCAAGCAAGTACTCGCAGTAAGACCTAGATCCCAACGTCCATGTCCAGAAGAATTACCCAAATGGACACTAACTTTTACTGAGCGCGATCTCGAGCGTGTGCAAACCCCACACTCCGATGCCCTCGTCGTAACTGTCCAAATTAGAGTCCATGACGTCAAGCGCGTTCTAATtgatcagggaagctcggcggaggtcatgtactatgacTTGTTCAAAAAGCTTGATCTCCCAGAGTCGGCTTTGCAACCCGCTGAAGTACCCCTCATCGGATTCAACGGAGCACCTGTCTGGCCACTTGGTCGAATCTTCCTGCCAGTCGTCGTCGGCTAG